A region from the Lentisphaera profundi genome encodes:
- a CDS encoding secondary thiamine-phosphate synthase enzyme YjbQ, whose protein sequence is MWKQQTIRLGAKARGFYLITREIEQELEGLDQYRIGVLHIFIQHSSASLTINENADPTVRVDFESHFNKMVPENAPYYLHTCEGPDDMPAHLKSSILGSSLSIPIKNGRLALGTWQGIYLCEHRDYASGRSLVLTLNGDLA, encoded by the coding sequence ATGTGGAAACAACAGACAATTCGCCTTGGCGCGAAAGCTCGAGGATTTTATCTGATTACTAGAGAAATCGAGCAGGAATTGGAAGGGCTCGATCAGTATAGGATTGGTGTACTTCATATATTTATTCAGCATAGTTCAGCATCACTCACTATCAATGAAAATGCGGATCCCACCGTTCGCGTCGATTTTGAAAGTCACTTTAATAAAATGGTTCCTGAGAATGCACCTTATTATTTACATACTTGCGAAGGGCCAGATGATATGCCTGCCCATTTAAAATCATCAATTCTGGGGTCCAGTTTAAGTATACCGATAAAGAATGGTCGGCTCGCACTGGGAACTTGGCAGGGGATATATCTTTGCGAACACCGCGATTACGCTTCGGGACGTAGCTTGGTATTAACTCTCAATGGCGACTTAGCTTAG
- a CDS encoding sulfatase — protein sequence MNKFRQILFYALFLTLVISAQKKPNIVLIYADDQGWKDIGYQSDGEFKTPVLDKLASEGMIFTDAYTNAANCQPARACLLSGNYTPRHHVFAVNSTNRGPSSKMRLIPIPNRDGLAVENITIADALKEAGYATGHFGKWHLYEKGGKNTPGGGGALPSQQGFDVTYDSFGEGEHPEGAKGNLKGPSNDAKGVYTLSRKACEFMEANKDKPFFVYLAHHAPHGPVQARESTRKMISDTYKACIYDLDDSVGHVLKKIKELGLEKDTLVIYTSDNGSGAKSQEPLRGKKGCYYEGGIREPMIAYWPGVIEAGSVSSVPVMQIDYFPTFLDMAGVKSSKILDGESLMPLLTQTGKLKRQSLFWHMPGYLDKAVLRGRDKIFRTRPVTVMRKGRWKMHLYLEEWLLDGGRAGFPDNKAIELYDLEHDRGEYKNIATEKPELVDQLLTELLEWHGTCEAPIPTEKNPAYGIEEPSKGKKSKNKRKNKKESK from the coding sequence ATGAATAAATTTAGACAAATACTCTTTTATGCTTTGTTTTTGACGCTGGTAATTTCGGCGCAAAAAAAACCAAATATCGTACTCATCTACGCGGATGACCAAGGCTGGAAAGATATCGGTTATCAATCAGATGGTGAATTTAAAACCCCTGTTCTCGATAAGCTAGCAAGTGAGGGCATGATTTTTACTGATGCCTACACCAACGCAGCCAATTGCCAACCTGCACGGGCCTGTCTCCTTTCAGGGAATTATACACCACGCCATCACGTTTTTGCTGTAAATAGTACGAATCGTGGTCCCTCATCTAAAATGCGCCTCATCCCCATTCCTAATCGTGATGGCCTCGCAGTCGAAAATATCACAATAGCAGATGCTTTAAAAGAAGCAGGCTATGCAACAGGGCATTTTGGTAAGTGGCATCTTTATGAGAAAGGCGGGAAAAATACCCCAGGAGGCGGAGGGGCATTACCAAGTCAGCAGGGCTTTGATGTCACTTATGATAGCTTTGGTGAGGGTGAACATCCCGAAGGAGCCAAGGGGAATCTCAAGGGGCCCAGCAATGATGCCAAAGGCGTTTATACGCTTTCAAGAAAAGCCTGTGAATTTATGGAGGCCAATAAGGATAAGCCTTTTTTCGTTTATCTCGCTCACCATGCACCTCATGGTCCTGTTCAGGCGCGTGAATCAACACGTAAAATGATCAGTGATACTTACAAAGCCTGTATCTATGACCTAGATGATAGCGTCGGTCACGTACTTAAGAAAATTAAAGAGCTCGGTCTCGAAAAGGATACTCTAGTTATCTACACCAGTGATAATGGCAGTGGTGCAAAATCACAGGAACCCTTACGAGGCAAAAAGGGTTGTTATTATGAAGGAGGCATACGCGAGCCGATGATTGCTTATTGGCCTGGTGTGATCGAAGCAGGCTCGGTGAGTTCCGTCCCAGTGATGCAAATTGATTACTTTCCCACCTTTCTCGATATGGCAGGTGTTAAAAGTTCAAAAATTCTCGATGGTGAAAGTTTGATGCCTCTTTTGACTCAAACTGGCAAATTGAAGCGTCAATCGCTTTTCTGGCATATGCCCGGTTACCTTGATAAAGCTGTGCTTCGTGGACGTGATAAAATCTTTCGAACTCGTCCGGTTACAGTGATGCGCAAAGGGCGCTGGAAAATGCATCTTTACCTCGAGGAATGGCTTCTCGACGGAGGAAGGGCTGGTTTTCCAGATAACAAGGCAATTGAACTTTACGACCTAGAGCATGATCGCGGCGAGTATAAGAATATCGCCACTGAAAAACCTGAATTAGTGGATCAATTACTGACAGAATTACTGGAGTGGCATGGTACGTGCGAGGCTCCGATTCCTACGGAAAAGAACCCTGCGTATGGAATTGAAGAGCCATCAAAAGGCAAGAAATCAAAAAATAAGCGTAAAAATAAAAAGGAAAGCAAATGA
- a CDS encoding arylsulfatase, whose product MNKSLMKNKIISSLLFLALSLMTYGEDSKPNIIFIMADDLGIGEIGCYGFNDIIKTPHIDSLATEGTMFTQAYTGSPVCGPSRCVLQTGKHSGHARRRDNTSTDGNKTLVPLKAADFTIAEMLKDAGYATGGCGKWGLGNAGTSGSPDKQGYDHFYGYLDQKKAHKYYVDTLWKNGKDVPVERIDGKPRYSHDSMADDMLKWIEDNHEKPFFYYAAFTIPHNEYKVPDLGIYAEVKNLSPTEKIFAAMITRMDSDVGRLMALLKKLEIDDNTIVFFTSDNGPAKIWKDDKFNSRGDQQGIKRSLFQGGVNEPMLVRWPGKIPAGKVSDFKWVFYDIMPTFAEMIGISKPESTDGISVLPTLLGKKQKPHDFIYWEFYSGFQQSIIIGDYKGIRFGTKDAMQLYKLSDDRKEANDIASSYPELVSRMTKIIDREHVDDTHWPTKEHKASSKKGKKSKKSGKSKKGKKA is encoded by the coding sequence ATGAATAAAAGCTTGATGAAAAATAAAATAATAAGTTCACTCCTATTCCTAGCACTTTCCTTAATGACTTATGGAGAGGATAGCAAGCCGAATATAATTTTTATCATGGCAGATGATTTAGGTATCGGTGAAATCGGCTGTTATGGTTTTAACGACATTATCAAAACACCGCATATCGATAGTCTCGCTACAGAAGGAACCATGTTTACTCAGGCTTATACGGGTTCACCAGTTTGCGGACCATCACGCTGTGTCCTTCAAACGGGAAAGCACTCAGGTCATGCCCGCCGCCGTGATAATACCTCTACAGATGGTAATAAAACCCTCGTCCCACTTAAAGCAGCAGATTTTACTATTGCAGAAATGCTCAAAGATGCGGGATACGCAACAGGCGGTTGTGGCAAATGGGGTCTCGGAAATGCCGGTACGAGCGGTAGTCCAGATAAGCAGGGTTATGATCATTTTTATGGTTATCTCGACCAAAAGAAAGCGCATAAATATTATGTGGATACGCTGTGGAAGAATGGTAAAGATGTTCCAGTGGAGCGCATTGATGGCAAGCCGCGTTACTCACATGATTCGATGGCGGATGACATGCTCAAATGGATTGAAGATAATCATGAAAAACCATTTTTTTACTACGCAGCTTTTACGATTCCACATAATGAATACAAGGTTCCCGATTTGGGGATTTATGCAGAGGTCAAAAATCTGAGCCCGACAGAAAAAATATTTGCGGCCATGATTACTCGCATGGACTCAGATGTAGGACGCCTGATGGCACTTTTGAAAAAATTGGAGATCGATGATAATACCATTGTTTTTTTTACGAGTGATAATGGACCAGCCAAGATTTGGAAAGACGATAAATTTAATTCTCGGGGTGATCAGCAGGGGATTAAGCGCTCCTTATTTCAAGGGGGAGTCAATGAGCCGATGTTAGTGCGTTGGCCTGGGAAAATTCCCGCTGGAAAAGTAAGTGATTTCAAATGGGTTTTTTATGATATAATGCCGACATTTGCGGAAATGATTGGCATCTCCAAGCCAGAATCTACAGATGGAATATCAGTCTTGCCCACGTTACTCGGGAAAAAACAAAAGCCCCATGACTTCATTTATTGGGAGTTTTATTCGGGTTTTCAGCAGTCAATCATTATTGGCGATTACAAAGGCATTCGATTTGGTACTAAGGATGCAATGCAGCTTTATAAATTAAGCGATGACCGCAAAGAAGCTAATGATATCGCTTCTTCTTATCCTGAGCTCGTTTCACGTATGACTAAGATCATCGATAGAGAACACGTCGATGATACTCATTGGCCAACAAAAGAGCACAAAGCTTCTAGTAAAAAAGGAAAGAAAAGCAAAAAGAGTGGCAAGTCTAAGAAAGGCAAGAAAGCTTAG